A stretch of Bordetella genomosp. 13 DNA encodes these proteins:
- a CDS encoding PTS sugar transporter subunit IIA, with amino-acid sequence MGVIDDFLQHDRILVDVDVRDKDQLFQIASERLAAACRISAEDILAALVRRERLGSTALGQEVAMPHASVEGLEGIRLLYMRLKRPCFFDDGAGSRVVHALFIIVPAPANQTHLDILAEAAGLFSQAEFQKALRQCDQADQVREAFRRWNERNPALSDRDAH; translated from the coding sequence ATGGGCGTGATAGACGATTTCCTGCAGCACGACCGCATCCTCGTGGACGTGGACGTGCGGGACAAGGATCAGCTGTTCCAGATTGCCAGCGAGCGCCTGGCGGCGGCCTGCCGCATTTCGGCCGAGGACATTCTCGCTGCCCTGGTGCGGCGCGAGCGGCTGGGCTCGACGGCGCTGGGACAGGAGGTGGCCATGCCGCATGCCTCGGTCGAAGGGCTGGAAGGCATCCGCCTTCTGTACATGCGGCTGAAGCGCCCGTGCTTCTTCGATGACGGGGCGGGCTCGCGGGTGGTGCACGCGCTGTTCATCATTGTGCCGGCGCCGGCGAACCAGACGCACCTGGATATCCTCGCCGAAGCGGCCGGACTGTTCTCGCAAGCCGAGTTCCAGAAGGCGCTGCGGCAATGCGACCAGGCGGATCAGGTAAGAGAGGCGTTCCGACGCTGGAACGAGCGAAATCCCGCGTTGTCCGACCGCGACGCGCACTAG
- the metH gene encoding methionine synthase yields MSYPRMPYPLTAYTHGAEFVRQLEKRILILDGAMGTMIQRYKLTEAQFRGDRFAEHHKDLKGDNELLSLVRPDVISEIHRQYLEAGADVIETNTFGATSIAQGDYDLPELAYELNKASARLAREACDAYSTPEHPRFVAGALGPQPKTASISPDVNDPGARNVTFDELREAYIEQLNGLLDGGIDIVLIETIFDTLNAKAAIFATEEVFEQRGVRLPVMISGTVTDASGRILSGQTVEAFWNSVRHARPVTIGLNCALGAALMRPYVAELSKICDTYVCVYPNAGLPNPMAETGFDETPADTSALLEEFARAGLVNMAGGCCGTTPDHIREIARKVQSLTPRAVPEVPVKTRLSGLEPLNIDEETLFVNVGERTNVTGSKMFARLIREEKYDEALAVARQQVENGAQIIDINMDEAMLDSVACMHRFLNLIASEPDIARVPVMIDSSKWEVIETGLKCVQGKPVVNSISMKEGEDAFRHHARLCRRYGAAVVVMAFDEQGQADTLARRQEICGRAYRILVDEEGFPPEDIIFDPNVFAVATGIDEHNHYAMDFIDGVAWIRKNLPHARISGGISNVSFSFRGNEPMREAIHTVFLYYAIREGLTMGIVNAGQLGVYADLAPQLRDLVEDVILDRAEPEGREGDADERTPTERLVQFADTIKGAGARKEEDLAWRNAEVEQRLTHALVHGITTFIVEDTEEVRQKIAARGGRPIEVIEGPLMDGMNVVGDLFGAGKMFLPQVVKSARVMKQAVAHLVPFIEEEKRQIAAAGGDVRAKGKIVIATVKGDVHDIGKNIVSVVLQCNNFEVVNMGVMVPCAQILQKAKEEQADIVGLSGLITPSLEEMAYVASEMQRDDYFRERRMPLLIGGATTSRVHTAVKIAPHYEGPVVHVPDASRSVGVATSLMSEQSAAYVAELAQEYEDVRRRHANRKATPIMPLADARAARPRIDWSAYTPPRPKFIGRRTFKSYDLAEIARYIDWGPFFQTWSLFGPYPAILEDKVVGEQARKVLADGQAMLKRIIEGRWLTASGVAGFYPANTVNDDDIEVYKDESRSEVLFTWRNLRQQGAKREGVANKCLADFIAPKDSGVADYIGLFAVTAGLGIEKKEAEFERAMDDYSGIMLKSLADRLAEAFAECLHARVRQDLWGYAADEALSNEDMIAEKYRGIRPAPGYPACPEHVVKTDLFRVLDAQEVGMDLTDAYAMLPASSVSGFYFSHPQSQYFNVGVIGEDQVEDYARRSGRTEDDLRRTLAPNLG; encoded by the coding sequence GTGTCATACCCCCGCATGCCCTATCCCCTGACCGCCTATACGCATGGAGCGGAATTCGTACGTCAGCTGGAGAAGCGCATCCTGATCCTCGACGGGGCGATGGGCACGATGATCCAGCGTTACAAGCTCACCGAGGCCCAGTTCCGCGGCGATCGTTTCGCCGAGCACCATAAAGACCTGAAGGGCGACAACGAGCTGCTCTCGCTGGTGCGGCCCGACGTCATCTCCGAGATCCACCGCCAGTACCTCGAGGCCGGCGCCGACGTCATCGAGACCAACACCTTCGGCGCCACCTCCATCGCGCAGGGCGACTACGACCTGCCCGAGCTGGCCTACGAATTGAACAAGGCATCGGCCCGGCTGGCCCGCGAGGCCTGCGACGCCTACAGCACGCCCGAGCATCCGCGCTTCGTGGCGGGCGCCCTGGGCCCTCAGCCCAAGACAGCCTCCATCTCGCCCGACGTCAACGACCCCGGCGCGCGCAACGTCACCTTCGACGAGCTGCGCGAAGCCTACATCGAGCAGCTCAACGGCCTGCTCGACGGCGGCATCGACATCGTGCTGATCGAAACCATCTTCGACACACTGAACGCGAAGGCCGCCATCTTCGCCACCGAAGAGGTGTTCGAACAGCGCGGCGTGCGCCTGCCCGTGATGATCTCGGGCACGGTCACCGATGCGTCGGGCCGCATCCTGTCGGGCCAGACGGTCGAGGCATTCTGGAATTCGGTGCGCCATGCGCGGCCCGTCACCATCGGCCTGAACTGCGCGCTGGGCGCCGCGCTGATGCGGCCGTACGTGGCCGAGCTGTCCAAGATCTGCGACACCTACGTCTGCGTCTATCCCAACGCCGGCCTGCCCAATCCCATGGCCGAGACGGGCTTCGACGAGACGCCGGCCGACACCTCGGCCCTGCTCGAGGAATTCGCGCGGGCCGGCCTGGTGAACATGGCCGGCGGCTGTTGCGGCACCACGCCCGACCACATCCGCGAGATCGCGCGCAAGGTGCAGTCGCTGACGCCGCGCGCGGTGCCCGAGGTGCCCGTGAAGACGCGCCTGTCGGGGCTGGAGCCGCTGAACATCGACGAAGAGACGCTGTTCGTCAACGTGGGCGAGCGCACCAACGTGACGGGCAGCAAGATGTTCGCGCGCCTGATCCGCGAAGAGAAATACGACGAGGCGCTGGCCGTGGCGCGCCAGCAGGTCGAGAACGGCGCGCAGATCATCGACATCAACATGGACGAGGCCATGCTGGATTCAGTGGCCTGCATGCACCGGTTCCTGAACCTCATCGCCTCCGAGCCCGACATCGCGCGCGTGCCCGTGATGATCGACAGCTCGAAGTGGGAAGTCATCGAGACCGGGCTGAAATGCGTGCAGGGCAAGCCGGTGGTCAACTCGATCTCGATGAAGGAAGGCGAGGATGCCTTCAGGCATCATGCCCGCCTGTGCCGCCGCTACGGCGCGGCGGTGGTGGTGATGGCCTTCGACGAGCAGGGCCAGGCCGACACGCTGGCGCGGCGCCAGGAGATCTGCGGCCGCGCCTACCGCATCCTGGTCGACGAAGAGGGCTTCCCGCCCGAGGACATCATCTTCGATCCCAACGTGTTCGCCGTGGCCACCGGCATCGACGAGCACAACCACTACGCCATGGACTTCATCGACGGCGTCGCGTGGATCCGCAAGAACCTGCCGCACGCGCGCATCTCGGGCGGCATCTCGAACGTGAGCTTCTCGTTCCGCGGCAACGAGCCGATGCGCGAGGCCATCCATACGGTGTTCCTGTACTACGCCATCCGCGAAGGCCTGACGATGGGCATCGTCAACGCGGGCCAGCTGGGCGTGTACGCCGATCTGGCGCCGCAGCTGCGCGACCTGGTCGAGGACGTCATCCTCGACCGCGCCGAGCCCGAGGGACGCGAGGGCGATGCCGACGAGCGCACGCCCACCGAGCGGCTGGTTCAGTTCGCCGACACCATCAAGGGCGCGGGCGCGAGGAAGGAAGAAGACCTGGCCTGGCGCAACGCCGAGGTCGAGCAGCGCCTGACTCACGCGCTGGTGCACGGCATCACCACTTTCATCGTCGAAGACACCGAAGAAGTGCGGCAGAAGATCGCCGCGCGCGGCGGCCGGCCCATCGAGGTCATCGAGGGTCCGCTGATGGACGGCATGAATGTCGTGGGCGACCTGTTCGGCGCCGGCAAGATGTTCCTGCCGCAGGTGGTGAAGTCGGCGCGCGTGATGAAGCAAGCCGTGGCCCACCTCGTCCCTTTCATCGAGGAAGAGAAGCGGCAGATCGCCGCCGCCGGCGGCGACGTGCGCGCCAAGGGCAAGATCGTGATCGCCACCGTGAAGGGCGACGTGCACGACATCGGCAAGAACATCGTGTCGGTGGTCCTGCAATGCAACAACTTCGAGGTCGTGAACATGGGCGTGATGGTGCCCTGCGCTCAGATCCTGCAGAAGGCCAAGGAAGAGCAGGCCGACATCGTCGGCCTGTCGGGCCTGATCACGCCCAGCCTCGAAGAGATGGCGTACGTGGCTTCCGAGATGCAGCGCGACGACTACTTCCGCGAGCGGCGCATGCCGCTGCTGATCGGCGGCGCCACCACCAGCCGCGTGCATACCGCCGTGAAGATCGCCCCGCACTACGAAGGGCCCGTGGTCCACGTGCCCGACGCGAGCCGTTCGGTGGGCGTGGCCACCAGCCTGATGTCCGAGCAGTCGGCTGCCTACGTGGCCGAACTGGCGCAGGAGTACGAGGACGTGCGGCGGCGCCATGCCAACCGCAAGGCCACGCCCATCATGCCCCTGGCCGATGCGCGCGCGGCCCGGCCGCGCATCGACTGGTCGGCCTACACGCCGCCGCGGCCGAAGTTCATCGGCCGGCGCACGTTCAAGAGCTATGACCTGGCCGAGATCGCGCGCTACATCGACTGGGGCCCGTTCTTCCAGACCTGGAGCCTGTTCGGCCCGTATCCGGCCATCCTGGAAGACAAGGTGGTGGGCGAGCAGGCCCGCAAGGTGCTGGCCGACGGCCAGGCCATGCTCAAGCGCATCATCGAGGGCCGCTGGCTGACCGCCAGCGGCGTGGCCGGCTTCTACCCCGCCAACACCGTCAACGACGACGACATCGAGGTCTACAAGGACGAGTCGCGCAGCGAGGTGTTGTTCACGTGGCGCAACCTGCGCCAGCAGGGCGCCAAGCGCGAGGGCGTGGCCAACAAGTGCCTGGCCGATTTCATAGCGCCCAAGGACAGCGGGGTGGCGGACTACATCGGGCTGTTCGCCGTCACGGCCGGCCTGGGCATTGAGAAGAAAGAGGCCGAGTTCGAGCGCGCCATGGACGACTACTCGGGCATCATGCTGAAGTCGCTGGCCGACCGCCTGGCGGAAGCCTTCGCCGAATGCCTGCATGCGCGCGTGCGGCAGGACCTGTGGGGCTACGCGGCCGACGAGGCCCTGTCCAACGAGGACATGATCGCCGAGAAATACCGGGGCATCCGGCCCGCGCCCGGCTATCCGGCCTGCCCCGAACACGTGGTGAAAACCGACCTGTTCCGCGTGCTGGATGCGCAAGAAGTGGGCATGGACCTGACCGACGCCTACGCCATGCTGCCCGCGTCCAGCGTGTCGGGCTTCTACTTCAGCCATCCGCAATCGCAGTACTTCAACGTGGGCGTCATCGGCGAGGACCAGGTCGAAGACTATGCACGCCGCAGCGGCCGCACCGAGGACGATCTGCGCCGCACGCTGGCTCCCAACCTGGGATAA